A section of the Vanessa tameamea isolate UH-Manoa-2023 chromosome 29, ilVanTame1 primary haplotype, whole genome shotgun sequence genome encodes:
- the LOC113396849 gene encoding serine hydrolase-like protein: protein MLKKTEEWSIEAIWGKIACVSWGDPGNFPVLMVHGHMDTAATFIPIVQHLPDKYYYVAIDLPGHGKSDPFPVGPLISQAHHMVAIQLVIQHLKWEAFVYMAHSSGFIIGILYNYIYPNRISKMVNLDPPPPLSMNCFPDYSPNLWYQYFYDDYYENYSRWELEHSKEYSYEQAINLLVRSRKLSKEQSAVVLSRTLVPVGNGKYRLSWEPRMKKVVAIPMTEEMLIKIATTNAPAMLNIVASIDETFEMLKERGDHLMKRLQESIPVFIVINVTGTHDIHITKPEAFVDKINDFLNSDIKTKRLAKL from the exons atgttgaaaaaaactGAAGAATGGTCCATTGAAGCAATATGGGGTAAAATCGCCT GTGTATCGTGGGGCGATCCTGGAAATTTCCCTGTGTTGATGGTCCATGGTCATATGGACACTGCCGCAACCTTCATACCGATTGTACAGCATTTACCTGACAAGTACTATTACGTAGCGATCGACTTACCTG GTCATGGCAAATCAGATCCGTTTCCGGTGGGTCCTCTCATCTCCCAAGCTCACCATATGGTGGCGATACAATTGGTGATCCAGCATTTGAAATGGGAAGCATTTGTCTACATGGCACATTCCAGTGGATTTATTATAG GAATTCTCTACAACTACATATATCCAAACAGAATATCAAAAATGGTGAACCTGGACCCCCCACCACCGCTCTCTATGAATTGTTTCCCAGATTATAGCCCTAATTTGTGGTATCAATACTTTTATGATGATTATTATGAGAATTATTCaag atggGAACTCGAACATAGTAAAGAATATTCATACGAACAAGCAATAAACCTACTAGTAAGGAGTAGGAAGCTGAGTAAGGAACAGTCTGCCGTTGTGCTGTCCAGAACATTGGTGCCTGTTGGTAATGGTAAATACAG ATTGTCCTGGGAGCCCCGTATGAAAAAAGTGGTAGCAATACCAATGACAGAAGAAATGCTTATTAAAATTGCCACAACTAATGCACCAGCTATGTTAAATATCGTAGCGTCTATTGACGAAACTTTTGAAATGTTAAAGGAGCGCGGCGATCATTTAATGAAAAGATTACAAGAATCGATACCGGTTTTTATCGTTATAAACGTCACGGGAACACACGATATTCACATCACTAAACCTGAAGCCTTTgtcgataaaattaatgatttcttAAATAGTGATATTAAAACGAAACGCCtagctaaattataa